A region from the Aphis gossypii isolate Hap1 chromosome 1, ASM2018417v2, whole genome shotgun sequence genome encodes:
- the LOC114126247 gene encoding chromodomain-helicase-DNA-binding protein 1-like isoform X3 → MRFVGLTAIYCGGNRRFFNMVPQIGQVWPQQRVLYIKINHRCCGSVTYYWQPIKRIATYSAPRHNIVGWFDHLVAGTMLPSMYSKGFKLQNVSEEESSDSDNSNELNSDGSTSSSSSESQSDASQEANSSEQSTDEYSPSERSKRVIKPSLKPSESDNSSDYSSRVTINKKWKNDSSDYDSETDKEEIPRSKSLAALRRQKQPTRRPTTKLNLRLNKRKNNSYSANSDDEDASKSRNTRQRLQTVSYKEESEKSDSDDYLEREEVEEKEELSDTYETIEKVLARRQGKIGAVGNITTIYAIEENGDPNIDCDPNEKETQFLIKWKGWSHIHNTWESMNSLLDQEIKGLKKIDNFVIRENSIGAWCNQMTPEDSEYYECQLELQQDLLKSYNIVERIIGESKIPTQEEYYVKWQSLPYSDASWEVASLIERKWPQKIKEFRDREGSKTTPSIACRALKYRPKFVQLSKEPEYFGGYDEKLILRDYQLHGVNWLIHSWCKDNSVILADEMGLGKTIQTICFLNYLFHNYQMHGPFLVVVPLSTMPSWQREFSLWAPDINIVTYIGDVKSRNIIRETEWCYESSKRLKFNAILTTYEIVLKDSSLLNSLSWAVLLVDEAHRLKNDDSLLYKALQSFDTNQRLLITGTPLQNNLKELWALLHFIMPAKFDNWEEFEHMHDNAASKGYTKLHRQLEPYILRRVKKDVEKSLPAKVEQILSVEMTPVQRKYYKWILTKNFNALRNESKGSLTTFLNIMIELKKCCNHALLTKPQENENTADANLQSLLRGSGKLMLLDKLLVRLKETGHRVLIFSQMVRMLDILAEYLSYRRLPFQRLDGSIKGDVRRQAVEHFNAEGSQDFCFLLSTRAGGLGINLATADTVIIFDSDWNPQNDLQAQARAHRIGQKSQVNIYRLVTKGSIEENIVERAKQKMVLDHLVIQRMDTTGHTVLDKKAKNASIPFNKDELTAILKFGAEELFKDDPGADEEPLCDIDEILRRAETRDETSTTVGNELLSAFKIASFTFNEEKDIVDKSPKTQNEQKNKEWEEIIPESLRKKVEDEEKAKEIGDRYLPPRSTKTLQKLNQEGKRKKDESDDDSDEDRPRKRVRPHVETKEVVKKPFTDAEIQKLIKSCKRFPNPMKRIDAVADDADLQKKPKSELKKIIQVLYDRCNEACNSEHTEKESDATNDDGIKKKIRGPLIKLGGVTVNAKNVLACSEELDILDDIIPSDEEERSKFTLDLKYVKSANFDFDWDITDDSKLLIGIYLYGLGSWEAIKIDTALGLSDKILSNEDKKPQAKHLLTRSEYLLKMLKKTQVVIKGESTPKKARKVKEGKLRKIIDDNSTGNINKKKIDSATNHDENLKSKKDLINDLIKSGLTGSPPKEKKPKIATKTGPMHFTANSESKAVNVDDIVELPKEKFLECKEKMRPVKKVLKALDDPEEKKNELHYINHMQECLIEIGSHIGKCLEKYKDPDKIREWRRNLWFFVSKFTEFDSKKLLKVYQRGLHVIEKLEKDNKVKDRSKNKDKIRDKSKEDKKLRKNMETKDSLPLLKRKSRDSDDLEKKSKKQKTSNSNSGALSTIPTTPPSSSNSSNAISSYGQSSNQCDANYNHHRNRNTPYFRSDNRSGTRNDNRRFSSSRDSNVRFERYDNNYYSCPAFRGRAREIDSDMRMHDKIRYQQDAYTAYRQAAAASFYAPELYSRSGSASYLRLPQYSVSSDWHTPVSEYRRDYGS, encoded by the exons ATGCGTTTTGTCGGTTTGACCGCTATATATTGCGGTGGGAACCGGCGGTTTTTTAATATGGTTCCGCAAATCGGCCAAGTCTGGCCCCAACAAcgcgttttatatattaaaattaatcatagatGTTGCGGATCGGTTACGTATTATTGGCAACCGATAAAACGTATAGCTACGTATAGTGCACCACgccataatatag TTGGTTGGTTTGATCACTTGGTAGCCGGTACCATGTTACCATCCATGTATAGTAAGGGATTTAAACTGCAGAATGTATCAGAAGAAGAATCATCAGACTCGGATAATAGTAATGAACTTAATTCTGATGGTTCAACATCATCATCAAGTTCTGAAAG CCAATCTGATGCATCTCAAGAAGCTAACAGCTCTGAACAATCAACTGATGAATATAGTCCTTCTGAGCGATCCAAACGCGTAATTAAACCATCATTAAAACCTAGTGAGAGTGACAATTCAAGTGATTACAGTTCTCGAGTCACTATAAATAA aaagTGGAAAAATGATAGCTCAGATTATGATTCTGAAACTGACAAAGAAGAAATACCTCGTAGTAAATCATTAGCTGCATTACGACGTCAAAAACAACCTACAAGACGTCCTACAACCAAATTAAATCTacgtttaaataaaagaaaaaataatagttatagtgcCAACAGTGATGATGAAGATGCTAGTAAATCTAG aaatacacGTCAAAGACTACAAACAGTTAGTTATAAAGAAGAAAGTGAAAAGAGTGATAGTGATGATTATTTGGAAAGAGAGGAGGTTGAAGAAAAAGAAGAACTATCTGATACTTATGaaacaattgaaaaagttTTGGCTCGAAGACAAGGCAAAATAGGTGCTGTAGGAAATATAACAACTATTTATGCAATTGAGGAGAATGGCGATCCTAATATTGACTGTGATCCTAATGAAAAAGAGACTCAGTTTCTGATCAAATGGAAGGGTTGGTCACATATTCATAACACTTGGGAGTCTATGAATTCGCTTTTGGATCAAGAAATTAAAGGGCTTaagaaaattgataattttgtgATACGTGAAAACTCTATCGGTGCATGGTGTAATCAAATGACTCCTGAAGATTCTGAATATTATGAGTGTCAACTTGAACTTCAacaagatttattaaaaagctacaatattgttgaaagaataatag gAGAATCTAAAATTCCAACACAAgaagaatattatgtaaagtgGCAATCTTTGCCTTATAGTGATGCATCATGGGAAGTAGCTTCCTTAATAGAACGTAAGTGGcctcaaaaaataaaagaattcaGAGATCGCGAGGGCTCAAAAACAACACCATCTATAGCATGTAGAGCTTTAAAATATCGTCCAAAGTTTGTTCAACTTTCTAAAGAACCTGAATATTTTGGTGGTTATGATGAG aaaCTGATACTTCGAGATTACCAATTACATGGTGTGAATTGGCTTATTCATTCATGGTGCAAAGACAATTCTGTAATTCTTGCTGATGAAATGGGCCTCGGAAAAACTATTCAAACCATatgttttcttaattatttatttcacaacTATCAAATGCATGGTCCATTCCTAGTTGTTGTTCCTTTATCAACTATGCCTTCATGGCAACGAGAGTTTAGTTTATGGGCTCCTGATATAAACATTGTAACATATATTGGAGATGTTAAATCTCGTAACATA atacGTGAAACAGAATGGTGTTATGAGAGCtctaaaagattaaaatttaatgctaTTCTTACTACATATGAAATTGTTCTTAAAGATAGTTCACTTTTAAATAGTCTTAGTTGGGCTGTTTTACTAGTTGATGAAGCACatcgtttaaaaaatgatgattCCCTATTATACAAAGCTCTTCAAAGTTTTGACACTAATCAGAGATTACTTATAACAGGAACACCTttgcaaaacaatttaaaagaacTGTGGGCATTGTTGCATTTCATTATGCCTGCAAA ATTTGATAACTGGGAAGAGTTTGAGCATATGCATGACAATGCAGCAAGTAAAGGTTATACAAAACTTCATAGACAACTTGAACCATATATATTACGCCGTGTTAAAAAAGATGTAGAAAAGTCATTACCAgccaaa GTTGAACAAATATTAAGTGTAGAAATGACTCCTGTACagagaaaatattacaaatggattttaaccaaaaattttaatgcttTAAGAAATGAATCCAAAGGATCGTTAACaacattcttaaatattatgatagaattaaaaaaatgctgTAATCATGCTCTTTTGACTAAACCTCAAGAGAATGAAAACACAGCAGATGCCAATCTTCAg agttTATTACGAGGATCTGGAAAACTTATGCTACTTGATAAGTTATTAGTACGTCTGAAAGAAACTGGCCACAGAGTATTGATTTTCTCTCAGATGGTCCGTATGTTAGATATTCTTGCTGAATATCTAAGTTATCGACGTTTGCCATTTCAAAGACTTGATGGTAGCATCAAAGGTGATGTAAGAAGACAAGCAGTAGAACATTTTAATGCTGAGGGATCTCaagatttttgttttctattatCAACTCGAGCTGGTGGACTTGGTATTAATTTAGCTACTGCAgatacagttattatatttgattcagACTGGAATCCTCAAAATGATTTACAAGCCCAAGCACGTGCTCACAGGATTGGACAGAAAAgtcaagttaatatttatcgaCTGGTCACAAAAGGATcaattgaagaaaatattgtagaaaGAGCAAAGCAAAAAATGGTTTTGGATCATTTGGTAATTCAAAGAATGGATACTACTGGTCATACTGTTTTAgacaaaaaagcaaaaaatgcATCAATTCCTTTTAACAAAGATGAACTTACagctatattaaaatttggtgCAGAAGAACTATTTAAAGATGATCCTGGTGCTGACGAAGAACCTTTa tgTGATATTGATGAAATTTTGAGAAGAGCTGAAACACGAGATGAAACATCAACAACTGTTGGCAATGAACTTTTATCTGCCTTTAAGATAGCTAGTTTTACTTTTAACGAAGAAAAAGATATTGTTGACAAGTCACCTAAGACtcaaaatgaacaaaaaaataaagaatgg gAGGAAATAATACCTGAAtcattaagaaaaaaagtcGAGGATGAAGAAAAGGCTAAAGAAATAGGAGATCGTTATTTACCGCCCAGAAGTacaaaaacattacaaaaacTGAATCAAGAAGGGAAAAGAAAGAAAGATGAATCTGATGATGACAGTGATGAAGATCGACCTAGAAAACGTGTAAGACCACATGTTGAAACTAAAGAAGTAGTTAAAAAACCGTTCACTGATGCAgaa attcaaaaattaattaaaagttgtaaACGTTTTCCCAATCCTATGAAACGCATTGATGCTGTAGCTGATGATGCTGATCttcaaaaaaaacctaaatcagaattaaaaaaaataattcaagtatTGTATGACCGTTGTAATGAAGCATGTAATAGTGAGCATACAGAAAAAGAATCTGATGCTACTAATGATGAtggtattaagaaaaaaattagagGACCTTTAATAAAACTTGGTGGTGTGACAGTAAatgctaaaaatgtattagctTGTAGTGAAGAATTGGATATTTTGGATGATATAATACCATCAGATGAAGAAGAAAGATCAAAGTTCACTTTAGATTTGAAATATGTCAAATCagctaattttgattttgactgGGATATAACTGATGattcaaaattgttaatagGAATTTATCTTTATGGCTTAGGTTCATGGGAagctattaaaattgatactgCATTAGGCCTTAGTGACAAAATCTTATCCAATGAAGATAAGAAACCGCAagctaaacatttattaactcGTTCTGAGTATCTACTAAAGATGTTGAAAAAAACTCAAGTAGTAATTAAAGGTGAATCAACACCTAAGAAGGCACGTAAGGTAAAAGAAggaaaattaagaaaaataattgatgacAATAGTACtggtaatataaacaaaaaaaaaattgatagtgCTACTAATCACGatgaaaacttaaaatcaaaaaaagatttaataaatgatttaatcaaATCTGGATTGACAGGTTCCCccccaaaagaaaaaaaacctaaaatagcCACTAAAACAGGTCCAATGCATTTCACTGCTAATAGTGAATCAAAGGCTGTAAATGTAGATGATATTGTTGAGTTgccaaaagaaaaatttttagaG tgtaaagaaaaaatgagACCAGTGAAGAAAGTATTAAAAGCTTTAGATGATCcagaagaaaagaaaaatgaattacattatataaatcatatgcAAGAATGTTTAATAGAAATAGGTTCACACATTGGTAAAtgcttagaaaaatataaggaCCCTGATAAAATAAGAGAATGGAGaag aaATTTGTGGTTTTTCGTCTCAAAGTTTACCGAATTTGAttctaaaaaacttttaaaagtttatcaaCGAGGATTACATGTAATTGAAAAACTAGAAAAAGATAACAAAGTAAAAGATAGAAGTAAAAACAAAGATAAAATTAGAGATAAATCTAAAGAAGATAAAAAActcagaaaaaat atggAAACTAAAGATTCATTACCACTATTAAAACGAAAATCGCGTGATAGTGatgatttagaaaaaaaaagtaaaaaacaaaaaacttcaAATAGTAATTCAGGCGCTTTGTCAACTATTCCAACTACGCCTCCAAGTTCTAGTAATTCCTCGAATGCTATTAGTTCATACGGTCAAAGCAGTAATCAATGTGATGCAAATTACAATCATCATAGAAATAGGAATACACCTTATTTTAGGAGTGATAATCGAAGTGGTACTCGAAATGATAATAGaag GTTTTCGTCAAGTAGAGATTCTAATGTTAGATTTGAAAGgtatgacaataattattatagttgtccTGCATTCAGGGGAAGAGCAAGGGAAATCGATTCTGATATGCGAATGCATGACAAAATTAG ATATCAACAAGACGCCTACACTGCTTATAGACAAGCTGCTGCAGCTAGTTTCTATGCTCCCGAATTGTATAGTCGCTCAGGCTCAGCATCCTATTTGAGGTTACCTCAATATAGTGTTTCTTCTGATTGGCACACTCCTGTATCAGAATACAGGAGAGACTATGGATCTTGA
- the LOC114126247 gene encoding chromodomain-helicase-DNA-binding protein 1-like isoform X1 has translation MRFVGLTAIYCGGNRRFFNMVPQIGQVWPQQRVLYIKINHRCCGSVTYYWQPIKRIATYSAPRHNIVGWFDHLVAGTMLPSMYSKGFKLQNVSEEESSDSDNSNELNSDGSTSSSSSESQSDASQEANSSEQSTDEYSPSERSKRVIKPSLKPSESDNSSDYSSRVTINKKWKNDSSDYDSETDKEEIPRSKSLAALRRQKQPTRRPTTKLNLRLNKRKNNSYSANSDDEDASKSRNLRRRLQTVNYKEESEKSDSDNYDSETDKEEIPLSKSLAALQPQKQPTRRPTIKLNPRFNKRKNDSYSINSNDEDASKSRNTRQRLQTVSYKEESEKSDSDDYLEREEVEEKEELSDTYETIEKVLARRQGKIGAVGNITTIYAIEENGDPNIDCDPNEKETQFLIKWKGWSHIHNTWESMNSLLDQEIKGLKKIDNFVIRENSIGAWCNQMTPEDSEYYECQLELQQDLLKSYNIVERIIGESKIPTQEEYYVKWQSLPYSDASWEVASLIERKWPQKIKEFRDREGSKTTPSIACRALKYRPKFVQLSKEPEYFGGYDEKLILRDYQLHGVNWLIHSWCKDNSVILADEMGLGKTIQTICFLNYLFHNYQMHGPFLVVVPLSTMPSWQREFSLWAPDINIVTYIGDVKSRNIIRETEWCYESSKRLKFNAILTTYEIVLKDSSLLNSLSWAVLLVDEAHRLKNDDSLLYKALQSFDTNQRLLITGTPLQNNLKELWALLHFIMPAKFDNWEEFEHMHDNAASKGYTKLHRQLEPYILRRVKKDVEKSLPAKVEQILSVEMTPVQRKYYKWILTKNFNALRNESKGSLTTFLNIMIELKKCCNHALLTKPQENENTADANLQSLLRGSGKLMLLDKLLVRLKETGHRVLIFSQMVRMLDILAEYLSYRRLPFQRLDGSIKGDVRRQAVEHFNAEGSQDFCFLLSTRAGGLGINLATADTVIIFDSDWNPQNDLQAQARAHRIGQKSQVNIYRLVTKGSIEENIVERAKQKMVLDHLVIQRMDTTGHTVLDKKAKNASIPFNKDELTAILKFGAEELFKDDPGADEEPLCDIDEILRRAETRDETSTTVGNELLSAFKIASFTFNEEKDIVDKSPKTQNEQKNKEWEEIIPESLRKKVEDEEKAKEIGDRYLPPRSTKTLQKLNQEGKRKKDESDDDSDEDRPRKRVRPHVETKEVVKKPFTDAEIQKLIKSCKRFPNPMKRIDAVADDADLQKKPKSELKKIIQVLYDRCNEACNSEHTEKESDATNDDGIKKKIRGPLIKLGGVTVNAKNVLACSEELDILDDIIPSDEEERSKFTLDLKYVKSANFDFDWDITDDSKLLIGIYLYGLGSWEAIKIDTALGLSDKILSNEDKKPQAKHLLTRSEYLLKMLKKTQVVIKGESTPKKARKVKEGKLRKIIDDNSTGNINKKKIDSATNHDENLKSKKDLINDLIKSGLTGSPPKEKKPKIATKTGPMHFTANSESKAVNVDDIVELPKEKFLECKEKMRPVKKVLKALDDPEEKKNELHYINHMQECLIEIGSHIGKCLEKYKDPDKIREWRRNLWFFVSKFTEFDSKKLLKVYQRGLHVIEKLEKDNKVKDRSKNKDKIRDKSKEDKKLRKNMETKDSLPLLKRKSRDSDDLEKKSKKQKTSNSNSGALSTIPTTPPSSSNSSNAISSYGQSSNQCDANYNHHRNRNTPYFRSDNRSGTRNDNRRFSSSRDSNVRFERYDNNYYSCPAFRGRAREIDSDMRMHDKIRYQQDAYTAYRQAAAASFYAPELYSRSGSASYLRLPQYSVSSDWHTPVSEYRRDYGS, from the exons ATGCGTTTTGTCGGTTTGACCGCTATATATTGCGGTGGGAACCGGCGGTTTTTTAATATGGTTCCGCAAATCGGCCAAGTCTGGCCCCAACAAcgcgttttatatattaaaattaatcatagatGTTGCGGATCGGTTACGTATTATTGGCAACCGATAAAACGTATAGCTACGTATAGTGCACCACgccataatatag TTGGTTGGTTTGATCACTTGGTAGCCGGTACCATGTTACCATCCATGTATAGTAAGGGATTTAAACTGCAGAATGTATCAGAAGAAGAATCATCAGACTCGGATAATAGTAATGAACTTAATTCTGATGGTTCAACATCATCATCAAGTTCTGAAAG CCAATCTGATGCATCTCAAGAAGCTAACAGCTCTGAACAATCAACTGATGAATATAGTCCTTCTGAGCGATCCAAACGCGTAATTAAACCATCATTAAAACCTAGTGAGAGTGACAATTCAAGTGATTACAGTTCTCGAGTCACTATAAATAA aaagTGGAAAAATGATAGCTCAGATTATGATTCTGAAACTGACAAAGAAGAAATACCTCGTAGTAAATCATTAGCTGCATTACGACGTCAAAAACAACCTACAAGACGTCCTACAACCAAATTAAATCTacgtttaaataaaagaaaaaataatagttatagtgcCAACAGTGATGATGAAGATGCTAGTAAATCTAG aaacttaCGTCGAAGACTACAAACAGTTAATTATAAAGAAGAAAGTGAAAAGAGTGATAGTGATAATTATGATTCTGAAACTGACAAGGAAGAAATACCTCTCAGTAAATCATTAGCTGCATTACAGCCTCAAAAACAGCCTACAAGACGTCCTACAATCAAACTAAATCCacgttttaataaaagaaaaaatgatagtTATAGTATTAACAGTAATGATGAAGATGCTAGTAAATCTAG aaatacacGTCAAAGACTACAAACAGTTAGTTATAAAGAAGAAAGTGAAAAGAGTGATAGTGATGATTATTTGGAAAGAGAGGAGGTTGAAGAAAAAGAAGAACTATCTGATACTTATGaaacaattgaaaaagttTTGGCTCGAAGACAAGGCAAAATAGGTGCTGTAGGAAATATAACAACTATTTATGCAATTGAGGAGAATGGCGATCCTAATATTGACTGTGATCCTAATGAAAAAGAGACTCAGTTTCTGATCAAATGGAAGGGTTGGTCACATATTCATAACACTTGGGAGTCTATGAATTCGCTTTTGGATCAAGAAATTAAAGGGCTTaagaaaattgataattttgtgATACGTGAAAACTCTATCGGTGCATGGTGTAATCAAATGACTCCTGAAGATTCTGAATATTATGAGTGTCAACTTGAACTTCAacaagatttattaaaaagctacaatattgttgaaagaataatag gAGAATCTAAAATTCCAACACAAgaagaatattatgtaaagtgGCAATCTTTGCCTTATAGTGATGCATCATGGGAAGTAGCTTCCTTAATAGAACGTAAGTGGcctcaaaaaataaaagaattcaGAGATCGCGAGGGCTCAAAAACAACACCATCTATAGCATGTAGAGCTTTAAAATATCGTCCAAAGTTTGTTCAACTTTCTAAAGAACCTGAATATTTTGGTGGTTATGATGAG aaaCTGATACTTCGAGATTACCAATTACATGGTGTGAATTGGCTTATTCATTCATGGTGCAAAGACAATTCTGTAATTCTTGCTGATGAAATGGGCCTCGGAAAAACTATTCAAACCATatgttttcttaattatttatttcacaacTATCAAATGCATGGTCCATTCCTAGTTGTTGTTCCTTTATCAACTATGCCTTCATGGCAACGAGAGTTTAGTTTATGGGCTCCTGATATAAACATTGTAACATATATTGGAGATGTTAAATCTCGTAACATA atacGTGAAACAGAATGGTGTTATGAGAGCtctaaaagattaaaatttaatgctaTTCTTACTACATATGAAATTGTTCTTAAAGATAGTTCACTTTTAAATAGTCTTAGTTGGGCTGTTTTACTAGTTGATGAAGCACatcgtttaaaaaatgatgattCCCTATTATACAAAGCTCTTCAAAGTTTTGACACTAATCAGAGATTACTTATAACAGGAACACCTttgcaaaacaatttaaaagaacTGTGGGCATTGTTGCATTTCATTATGCCTGCAAA ATTTGATAACTGGGAAGAGTTTGAGCATATGCATGACAATGCAGCAAGTAAAGGTTATACAAAACTTCATAGACAACTTGAACCATATATATTACGCCGTGTTAAAAAAGATGTAGAAAAGTCATTACCAgccaaa GTTGAACAAATATTAAGTGTAGAAATGACTCCTGTACagagaaaatattacaaatggattttaaccaaaaattttaatgcttTAAGAAATGAATCCAAAGGATCGTTAACaacattcttaaatattatgatagaattaaaaaaatgctgTAATCATGCTCTTTTGACTAAACCTCAAGAGAATGAAAACACAGCAGATGCCAATCTTCAg agttTATTACGAGGATCTGGAAAACTTATGCTACTTGATAAGTTATTAGTACGTCTGAAAGAAACTGGCCACAGAGTATTGATTTTCTCTCAGATGGTCCGTATGTTAGATATTCTTGCTGAATATCTAAGTTATCGACGTTTGCCATTTCAAAGACTTGATGGTAGCATCAAAGGTGATGTAAGAAGACAAGCAGTAGAACATTTTAATGCTGAGGGATCTCaagatttttgttttctattatCAACTCGAGCTGGTGGACTTGGTATTAATTTAGCTACTGCAgatacagttattatatttgattcagACTGGAATCCTCAAAATGATTTACAAGCCCAAGCACGTGCTCACAGGATTGGACAGAAAAgtcaagttaatatttatcgaCTGGTCACAAAAGGATcaattgaagaaaatattgtagaaaGAGCAAAGCAAAAAATGGTTTTGGATCATTTGGTAATTCAAAGAATGGATACTACTGGTCATACTGTTTTAgacaaaaaagcaaaaaatgcATCAATTCCTTTTAACAAAGATGAACTTACagctatattaaaatttggtgCAGAAGAACTATTTAAAGATGATCCTGGTGCTGACGAAGAACCTTTa tgTGATATTGATGAAATTTTGAGAAGAGCTGAAACACGAGATGAAACATCAACAACTGTTGGCAATGAACTTTTATCTGCCTTTAAGATAGCTAGTTTTACTTTTAACGAAGAAAAAGATATTGTTGACAAGTCACCTAAGACtcaaaatgaacaaaaaaataaagaatgg gAGGAAATAATACCTGAAtcattaagaaaaaaagtcGAGGATGAAGAAAAGGCTAAAGAAATAGGAGATCGTTATTTACCGCCCAGAAGTacaaaaacattacaaaaacTGAATCAAGAAGGGAAAAGAAAGAAAGATGAATCTGATGATGACAGTGATGAAGATCGACCTAGAAAACGTGTAAGACCACATGTTGAAACTAAAGAAGTAGTTAAAAAACCGTTCACTGATGCAgaa attcaaaaattaattaaaagttgtaaACGTTTTCCCAATCCTATGAAACGCATTGATGCTGTAGCTGATGATGCTGATCttcaaaaaaaacctaaatcagaattaaaaaaaataattcaagtatTGTATGACCGTTGTAATGAAGCATGTAATAGTGAGCATACAGAAAAAGAATCTGATGCTACTAATGATGAtggtattaagaaaaaaattagagGACCTTTAATAAAACTTGGTGGTGTGACAGTAAatgctaaaaatgtattagctTGTAGTGAAGAATTGGATATTTTGGATGATATAATACCATCAGATGAAGAAGAAAGATCAAAGTTCACTTTAGATTTGAAATATGTCAAATCagctaattttgattttgactgGGATATAACTGATGattcaaaattgttaatagGAATTTATCTTTATGGCTTAGGTTCATGGGAagctattaaaattgatactgCATTAGGCCTTAGTGACAAAATCTTATCCAATGAAGATAAGAAACCGCAagctaaacatttattaactcGTTCTGAGTATCTACTAAAGATGTTGAAAAAAACTCAAGTAGTAATTAAAGGTGAATCAACACCTAAGAAGGCACGTAAGGTAAAAGAAggaaaattaagaaaaataattgatgacAATAGTACtggtaatataaacaaaaaaaaaattgatagtgCTACTAATCACGatgaaaacttaaaatcaaaaaaagatttaataaatgatttaatcaaATCTGGATTGACAGGTTCCCccccaaaagaaaaaaaacctaaaatagcCACTAAAACAGGTCCAATGCATTTCACTGCTAATAGTGAATCAAAGGCTGTAAATGTAGATGATATTGTTGAGTTgccaaaagaaaaatttttagaG tgtaaagaaaaaatgagACCAGTGAAGAAAGTATTAAAAGCTTTAGATGATCcagaagaaaagaaaaatgaattacattatataaatcatatgcAAGAATGTTTAATAGAAATAGGTTCACACATTGGTAAAtgcttagaaaaatataaggaCCCTGATAAAATAAGAGAATGGAGaag aaATTTGTGGTTTTTCGTCTCAAAGTTTACCGAATTTGAttctaaaaaacttttaaaagtttatcaaCGAGGATTACATGTAATTGAAAAACTAGAAAAAGATAACAAAGTAAAAGATAGAAGTAAAAACAAAGATAAAATTAGAGATAAATCTAAAGAAGATAAAAAActcagaaaaaat atggAAACTAAAGATTCATTACCACTATTAAAACGAAAATCGCGTGATAGTGatgatttagaaaaaaaaagtaaaaaacaaaaaacttcaAATAGTAATTCAGGCGCTTTGTCAACTATTCCAACTACGCCTCCAAGTTCTAGTAATTCCTCGAATGCTATTAGTTCATACGGTCAAAGCAGTAATCAATGTGATGCAAATTACAATCATCATAGAAATAGGAATACACCTTATTTTAGGAGTGATAATCGAAGTGGTACTCGAAATGATAATAGaag GTTTTCGTCAAGTAGAGATTCTAATGTTAGATTTGAAAGgtatgacaataattattatagttgtccTGCATTCAGGGGAAGAGCAAGGGAAATCGATTCTGATATGCGAATGCATGACAAAATTAG ATATCAACAAGACGCCTACACTGCTTATAGACAAGCTGCTGCAGCTAGTTTCTATGCTCCCGAATTGTATAGTCGCTCAGGCTCAGCATCCTATTTGAGGTTACCTCAATATAGTGTTTCTTCTGATTGGCACACTCCTGTATCAGAATACAGGAGAGACTATGGATCTTGA